From Gemmatimonadales bacterium, one genomic window encodes:
- a CDS encoding FemAB family XrtA/PEP-CTERM system-associated protein: MSGLVVAPFDGDPAAWDAFVRAASGWSHFHLWGWKPVLERTHRHSCIYLAATADGALAGVLPLVRVKSRLFGHYLVSMPFLNYGGPLGGAAAVRALTDEAVRIAERDGVKLLELRSREPLPVDLPVSHRKITVVLDLVPGNPEGVFAKFPAKLRSQVRRPAKEGVAVRFGREQVAPFFQVFARHMRDLGTPTQPRSLFEAIAAEFGDDAWFGCAYLGDVPIACGAGFRFGGEFEMTWASALVVYNRLSPNMALYWAFIERAAREGVALFNFGRCTPGSGTHRFKQQWGGRDVPLHWYQRAAGGGDAHTPSPDDGAYRWGPKLWSRLPVPVATALGPHIVRGIP, from the coding sequence GTGAGCGGCCTCGTGGTGGCGCCGTTCGACGGCGACCCGGCGGCGTGGGACGCGTTCGTCCGCGCGGCGAGCGGCTGGAGCCACTTCCACCTGTGGGGCTGGAAGCCGGTCCTCGAGCGGACCCATCGCCACTCCTGCATCTACCTGGCGGCCACGGCCGACGGCGCGCTCGCGGGCGTGCTGCCGCTGGTGCGGGTCAAGAGCCGGCTGTTCGGGCACTACCTCGTCTCGATGCCGTTCCTCAACTACGGCGGACCGCTGGGCGGTGCGGCAGCGGTGCGCGCGCTGACGGACGAGGCCGTCCGCATCGCCGAGCGGGACGGCGTGAAGCTGCTCGAGCTGCGGAGCCGGGAGCCGCTCCCCGTGGATCTGCCGGTGTCGCACCGCAAGATCACCGTGGTGCTCGATCTGGTGCCCGGGAACCCGGAGGGCGTGTTCGCGAAGTTCCCGGCCAAGCTCAGGAGCCAGGTCCGGCGTCCCGCCAAGGAAGGGGTCGCGGTCCGGTTCGGCCGCGAGCAGGTGGCGCCGTTCTTCCAGGTGTTCGCGCGGCACATGCGGGACCTCGGCACGCCCACCCAGCCGCGGAGCCTGTTCGAGGCGATCGCGGCGGAGTTCGGGGACGACGCCTGGTTCGGATGCGCCTATCTCGGCGACGTGCCGATCGCGTGCGGCGCGGGCTTCCGCTTCGGCGGGGAGTTCGAGATGACGTGGGCGTCGGCCCTCGTCGTCTACAACCGCCTGTCGCCGAACATGGCGCTCTACTGGGCGTTCATCGAGCGGGCGGCGCGGGAAGGGGTCGCGCTGTTCAACTTCGGCCGGTGCACGCCCGGCAGCGGCACGCATCGCTTCAAGCAGCAGTGGGGTGGACGCGACGTCCCGCTGCACTGGTACCAGCGCGCCGCCGGGGGAGGCGATGCCCATACGCCCTCGCCCGACGACGGCGCGTACCGCTGGGGGCCGAAGCTGTGGTCCCGGCTGCCGGTGCCGGTGGCGACGGCGCTCGGGCCGCACATCGTCCGCGGCATCCCGTGA
- a CDS encoding acyl-CoA dehydrogenase family protein yields MNDELRLFRDSVRRFIQEEFVPRQPQWREQHHPDAADWRKAGEVGLLLPDVPAEYGGGGGTFAHECVVLEELARAGVHFGSNVQGTVAHYVHGYGTEEQKRAWLPRMAAGELVGAIAMTEPAAGSDLAGIKTTAVRDGDHYVVNGSKTMITNGWHAGLVCLAVKTNPAAPPMRAVSLVMVETKDLKGYGVGKPLEKVGMHGQDTCELFFENVRVPAANLLGAAEGRGMSQMMQRLPFERLSIAVGAVAMAEEAVAITLRYAKERALYGKPLFDLQNARFKLVECAAQARVGRVFVDDCVVRFIAGALDDVGAALAKYWMTETQCRVVDECVQLHGGYGYMTEYAIARMWADSRVQRIYAGTNETMKELIAWSL; encoded by the coding sequence ATGAACGACGAGCTGCGGCTGTTCCGCGACAGCGTCCGGCGCTTCATCCAGGAGGAGTTCGTCCCGCGCCAGCCCCAGTGGCGCGAGCAGCACCATCCCGACGCGGCGGACTGGCGCAAGGCCGGCGAGGTCGGCCTGCTCCTGCCGGACGTGCCGGCCGAGTACGGCGGCGGCGGCGGCACGTTCGCGCACGAGTGCGTCGTGCTGGAGGAGTTGGCGCGCGCCGGCGTGCATTTCGGCTCCAACGTGCAGGGCACCGTGGCGCACTACGTCCACGGCTACGGTACCGAGGAGCAGAAGCGCGCCTGGCTGCCGCGCATGGCCGCGGGCGAGCTGGTGGGTGCGATCGCGATGACCGAGCCGGCCGCGGGCTCGGACCTCGCCGGCATCAAGACCACGGCGGTCCGGGACGGCGACCACTACGTCGTCAACGGCTCCAAGACGATGATCACCAACGGCTGGCACGCCGGGCTGGTGTGCCTGGCGGTGAAGACCAACCCCGCGGCGCCGCCGATGCGCGCGGTCTCCCTGGTGATGGTGGAGACGAAGGACCTCAAGGGCTACGGCGTCGGCAAGCCGCTCGAGAAGGTGGGCATGCACGGCCAGGACACCTGCGAGCTGTTCTTCGAGAACGTGCGGGTGCCGGCCGCCAACCTGCTCGGGGCGGCCGAGGGGCGCGGGATGTCCCAGATGATGCAGCGGCTGCCGTTCGAGCGGCTGTCGATCGCGGTGGGCGCGGTCGCGATGGCCGAGGAGGCGGTCGCCATCACGCTCCGCTACGCCAAGGAGCGGGCCCTGTACGGCAAGCCGCTGTTCGACCTGCAGAACGCGCGGTTCAAGCTGGTGGAATGCGCCGCGCAGGCGCGGGTCGGCCGCGTGTTCGTGGACGACTGCGTCGTGCGGTTCATCGCCGGCGCGCTCGACGACGTCGGGGCGGCGCTGGCCAAGTACTGGATGACGGAGACCCAGTGCCGCGTGGTGGACGAGTGCGTCCAGCTGCATGGCGGCTACGGCTACATGACCGAGTACGCGATCGCCCGGATGTGGGCCGACAGCCGGGTGCAGCGCATCTATGCCGGGACCAACGAAACGATGAAGGAGCTGATCGCGTGGTCGCTCTGA
- a CDS encoding amino acid adenylation domain-containing protein, with the protein MVALTSVGAASAGGGPGRPAPAGAERDRILKEWNDTRAEFPDACAHELFERQVARDPAATAVVHPGGRLTYGELNERANRIAHHLRRRGVRPDTLVGVSLHRTPLMVAGLLGVWKAGAAYVPLDPTYPPERLAFLVDDAAVHVLLADAKARPLFPRFEDKLVCLDTDWAALERESGENPGAAATPANLAYVIYTSGSTGKPKGALIEHRGLVNYLWYAIRHYGVVAGDSVPVHSSISFDLTVTSLFPALLAGGHVELVPEDVGAQSLVASLRDGRQRGLVKITPAHLELLNQQVGAGEAANITRAFIIGGEALTAESLRLWRQAAPRTRLINEYGPTETVVGCCIHEVRPDDPDSGAIAIGRPIANTELYVLDESLQPVAIGEMGELYIGGAGVARGYLNRPDLTQQRFLPDTFSGRSGARLYKTGDLARWRSDGILEYLGRVDDQVKVHGYRIELGEIEATLAGQPDVRSCTVLLREDSPGNKQLVGYVVPRADRAPAPDDLRRFLKERMPEYMVPAHFVLLETFPLTQNGKVDRRALPAPTYENASGAQAYAAPRTETEQRLAALWSDLLKLERVGVEDDVFDLGATSLMVVSAVTQIQAAFGVALHIQTVFENPTVAEMASALEAARRKSRPAAAAAPPAPAAAPPSVAAPAPAGEAHPVPIRFGPPGRELFGLYQPPSGGQDRRECCVLCNPFGQEAVRSHRVFRILADRLSRAGLHVLRFDYLGTGDSAGADEEGSLAVWTEDVVRASDEIVRRSSSSQVAWLGLRLGATLAALASRNAARPPRRLVLWDPVTDGAAYVAELAEAHVAARKDAFGLRWEAESRLRAQALEEAKSESLGYPLTPDFTAQLGALGPASFRGARAGRVTLVGARAGEAWAGLAEQLAAGGAAVATRTTASDVVWLLNDMLNDSLIPPDDIRSLVAALSEDA; encoded by the coding sequence GTGGTCGCTCTGACGTCGGTCGGCGCGGCGTCCGCCGGCGGCGGGCCCGGCCGGCCGGCGCCGGCCGGCGCCGAGCGCGACCGGATCCTCAAGGAGTGGAACGACACGCGGGCCGAGTTTCCGGACGCGTGCGCGCACGAGCTGTTCGAGCGGCAGGTCGCGCGCGACCCCGCGGCGACCGCCGTGGTGCACCCCGGCGGGCGGCTGACCTACGGCGAGCTGAACGAGCGGGCGAACCGGATCGCGCACCACCTGCGCCGCCGCGGGGTGCGGCCGGACACCCTGGTGGGGGTGTCGCTGCACCGCACGCCGCTGATGGTCGCCGGGCTCCTGGGCGTGTGGAAGGCCGGCGCGGCGTACGTGCCGCTCGACCCCACCTATCCGCCGGAGCGGCTCGCGTTCCTGGTGGACGACGCGGCGGTGCACGTGCTGCTGGCGGACGCGAAGGCGCGGCCGCTGTTCCCGCGCTTCGAGGACAAGCTGGTGTGCCTCGACACCGACTGGGCGGCGCTCGAGCGCGAGAGCGGCGAGAATCCGGGCGCCGCGGCGACGCCCGCGAACCTGGCCTACGTCATCTACACCTCCGGCTCGACCGGCAAGCCCAAGGGCGCGCTGATCGAGCACCGCGGCCTGGTCAACTACCTGTGGTACGCGATCCGGCACTACGGCGTCGTGGCCGGCGACTCGGTCCCGGTCCACTCCTCGATCTCCTTCGACCTCACGGTCACCAGCCTGTTTCCGGCGCTGCTCGCGGGCGGGCACGTGGAGCTGGTGCCCGAGGACGTCGGGGCGCAGAGCCTGGTGGCGAGCCTCCGGGACGGCCGGCAGCGCGGGCTGGTCAAGATCACGCCCGCCCACCTCGAGCTGCTGAACCAGCAGGTCGGCGCGGGCGAGGCGGCCAACATCACGCGCGCCTTCATCATCGGCGGCGAGGCACTGACGGCCGAGAGCCTGCGGCTGTGGCGGCAGGCGGCGCCCCGGACGCGCCTGATCAACGAGTACGGGCCCACGGAGACGGTGGTCGGCTGCTGCATCCACGAGGTCCGGCCCGACGACCCGGACAGCGGAGCGATCGCCATCGGGCGTCCGATCGCGAATACCGAGCTGTACGTGCTCGACGAGTCGCTCCAGCCGGTCGCGATCGGCGAGATGGGCGAGCTGTACATCGGCGGCGCGGGCGTCGCGCGCGGCTACCTGAACCGGCCCGACCTCACCCAGCAGCGCTTCCTGCCCGACACCTTCTCGGGGCGGTCCGGCGCCCGCCTCTACAAGACCGGTGACCTCGCGCGCTGGCGCAGCGACGGGATCCTCGAGTACCTCGGCCGCGTGGACGACCAGGTCAAGGTGCACGGCTACCGGATCGAGCTCGGCGAGATCGAGGCGACGCTCGCGGGCCAGCCCGACGTGCGCTCGTGCACGGTGCTGCTGCGCGAGGACTCGCCCGGCAACAAGCAGCTGGTGGGCTACGTCGTGCCGCGCGCGGACCGCGCGCCGGCGCCGGACGACCTGCGCCGGTTCCTGAAGGAGCGGATGCCCGAGTACATGGTGCCCGCGCACTTCGTGCTGCTGGAGACGTTCCCGCTCACCCAGAACGGCAAGGTGGACCGGAGGGCGCTGCCGGCGCCGACCTACGAGAACGCCTCCGGGGCGCAGGCGTACGCCGCGCCGCGCACCGAGACCGAGCAGCGGCTCGCGGCGCTGTGGTCGGACCTGCTCAAGCTCGAGCGGGTCGGCGTCGAGGACGACGTCTTCGACCTCGGCGCCACGTCGCTGATGGTCGTGTCCGCGGTGACCCAGATCCAGGCCGCGTTCGGCGTGGCGCTGCACATCCAGACGGTGTTCGAGAACCCCACGGTCGCCGAGATGGCGTCCGCGCTCGAGGCCGCGCGCCGCAAGAGCCGGCCCGCCGCCGCCGCGGCGCCGCCCGCGCCGGCGGCCGCCCCGCCGAGCGTGGCCGCGCCCGCGCCGGCCGGCGAGGCACACCCGGTGCCGATCCGCTTCGGCCCGCCGGGCCGCGAGCTGTTCGGCCTCTACCAGCCGCCGTCGGGCGGACAGGACCGGCGCGAGTGCTGCGTGCTGTGCAACCCGTTCGGCCAGGAGGCGGTCCGCTCGCACCGCGTGTTCCGGATCCTCGCCGACCGCCTCTCGCGCGCCGGCCTGCACGTGCTGCGGTTCGACTACCTGGGCACCGGAGACTCCGCCGGCGCCGACGAGGAGGGCAGCCTCGCCGTCTGGACGGAGGACGTCGTGCGGGCCAGCGACGAGATCGTGCGCCGCAGCAGCTCGTCGCAGGTCGCGTGGCTCGGCCTGCGGCTCGGCGCGACCCTGGCGGCGCTGGCCTCGCGGAACGCGGCGCGGCCCCCCCGGCGCCTGGTGCTGTGGGATCCCGTGACCGACGGGGCGGCCTACGTCGCCGAGCTGGCCGAGGCGCACGTCGCCGCGCGCAAGGACGCCTTCGGGCTGCGGTGGGAAGCCGAGAGCCGGCTCCGCGCCCAGGCGCTGGAGGAGGCGAAGTCCGAGTCGCTCGGCTACCCGCTGACCCCGGACTTCACGGCGCAGCTGGGCGCGCTCGGGCCCGCGTCGTTCCGGGGCGCGCGCGCCGGGCGCGTGACCCTGGTGGGCGCCCGCGCCGGCGAAGCGTGGGCCGGCCTCGCGGAGCAGCTGGCCGCCGGCGGCGCCGCCGTCGCCACCCGGACCACGGCCTCCGACGTCGTGTGGCTGCTCAACGACATGCTCAACGATTCGCTCATCCCGCCGGACGACATCCGCAGCCTCGTCGCCGCGCTCTCGGAGGACGCATGA
- a CDS encoding alpha/beta fold hydrolase has product MIERSVTFGADDGLVGTIVLPDGPGGAAAGIGVLLFNAGMVHRVGPHRFNVRLSRQLAARGIPSIRFDLAGHGDSARLTGQHSFEEQAVVDVRAAMDALGAAAQVRRFGIFGHCSGAYHGYGAALADERVVGLLMLDAYRYPTFKTHAYHYLTALRQPHFARRVLGFVGRGLSGLGRWRRPPAGRIAAEHPVPELGRVNFIPSKEVFAEGLKVLLARGVRLGMVYSGGEIRHYNYREQFRDTFAPFGIGDRIPVEFLPDSDHQATTLASQAALARLILAWGGELLADGAPAAARTA; this is encoded by the coding sequence ATGATCGAGCGGTCGGTCACCTTCGGCGCCGACGACGGCCTCGTGGGCACGATCGTGCTGCCGGACGGGCCCGGCGGCGCGGCCGCCGGCATCGGCGTCCTGCTGTTCAACGCCGGCATGGTGCACCGCGTCGGGCCGCATCGCTTCAACGTGCGGCTCTCCCGCCAGCTGGCGGCGCGCGGCATTCCGTCCATCCGCTTCGACCTGGCCGGGCACGGCGACAGCGCGCGGCTCACGGGCCAGCACTCGTTCGAGGAGCAGGCGGTGGTGGACGTGCGCGCCGCGATGGACGCCCTCGGCGCGGCGGCCCAGGTCCGGCGCTTCGGCATCTTCGGGCATTGTTCCGGCGCCTACCACGGCTACGGGGCGGCGCTGGCCGACGAGCGGGTGGTGGGCCTGCTGATGCTGGACGCCTACCGTTACCCGACCTTCAAGACCCACGCCTACCACTATCTGACCGCGCTGCGCCAGCCGCACTTCGCGCGCCGGGTCCTCGGTTTCGTGGGCCGCGGCCTCTCGGGCCTCGGCCGCTGGCGCCGGCCGCCCGCCGGCCGCATCGCCGCCGAGCACCCGGTCCCGGAGCTCGGCCGGGTGAACTTCATCCCGTCCAAGGAGGTGTTCGCCGAGGGGTTGAAGGTCCTGCTCGCGCGCGGCGTCCGGCTGGGGATGGTCTACTCCGGTGGCGAGATCCGGCACTACAACTACCGGGAACAGTTCCGCGACACGTTCGCGCCCTTCGGCATCGGCGACCGCATTCCGGTCGAGTTCCTGCCCGACTCCGATCACCAGGCCACGACCCTCGCCAGCCAGGCGGCCCTCGCGCGCCTGATCCTGGCCTGGGGCGGGGAGCTGCTCGCGGACGGGGCCCCCGCCGCGGCGCGCACGGCCTAG
- a CDS encoding glycosyltransferase, translated as MTAPMAVLVSVDTEEDNWGRARTGVTVDNIRELPGFQARCERLGLRPTYFTTWQVATVPWAAGILRDLSQGGRAEVGAHLHPWNTPPLDEEFVARNSMTKNLPPPLQCAKLAGLTRAIALGTGVRPTSFRAGRYGLGRDTTQALIEQGYLVDSSVTPWVSWVEMDDGADFVGAPLSIYALDGTTDPCLGVAGGPLVEVPLSCGYTRWPFERWSRVHGALTGSGLRRLRLAGVAARLGLLQKVMLSPEISSPADGLRLARLLAAHGVTHLHLTLHSPTLRPGLSPFARSRADVERLHDWIARFLDGLARTASVAFATVGEAALLQPGAARRPPGAASVAGPAAGRPAPLVVRRPRRLLVVSYHYPPDGAVGGLRWAGLSKYLVRQGWEVHVLTGSTATPAGLRDGVQVHVCPRRATLNDAYNALARKARGLLRRRTAGAGAAPAAPQGGDGTMVPASPSLRRRLASLLGFPDQSRGWTLRATRRARELIRAVEPDVVVTSGPPHTAHVVGARACAAERVPLVVDFRDPWFTELYASGIARALARRLERRVFEVAREAIANTPELAEAVAARFPARKATWVRNGVDPEQLPGVEAVREPGLTIVHAGTLYIRRNLGPVLSAFRALLDRHPEIGPAEARIHVAGHLDEGRQADLRAQTSRAGLEAYVHLAGVVSRAEALRLAAGSSASIVLAQDQQVMIPAKLYELLAMRVPTVVITETDSASAAEAGRLGAYVVAPDDVAGLADLFEALWRGRAPAVTGTPEAFDYATLARRMAKVLVPADGA; from the coding sequence GTGACCGCACCGATGGCCGTGCTGGTGTCGGTGGACACGGAAGAGGACAACTGGGGACGCGCGCGCACCGGCGTCACCGTGGACAACATCCGCGAGCTGCCCGGCTTCCAGGCCCGCTGCGAGCGGCTCGGCCTGCGGCCGACCTACTTCACGACTTGGCAGGTTGCCACCGTGCCGTGGGCGGCGGGCATCCTGCGAGATCTGTCCCAGGGCGGGCGCGCCGAGGTCGGCGCGCACCTGCACCCCTGGAACACGCCGCCGCTGGACGAGGAGTTCGTGGCGCGCAACTCGATGACCAAGAACCTGCCGCCGCCGCTGCAGTGCGCCAAGCTCGCCGGCCTCACCCGTGCCATCGCGCTGGGGACCGGCGTGCGCCCGACCTCGTTCCGGGCCGGCCGCTACGGCCTGGGCCGGGACACCACGCAGGCCCTGATCGAGCAGGGCTACCTCGTCGACAGCAGCGTGACCCCGTGGGTGTCGTGGGTGGAGATGGACGACGGCGCCGACTTCGTCGGGGCGCCGCTCTCGATCTACGCCCTCGACGGCACGACCGACCCGTGCCTCGGGGTCGCGGGCGGCCCCCTGGTGGAAGTCCCGCTGTCCTGCGGGTACACGCGCTGGCCGTTCGAGCGCTGGTCGCGCGTCCACGGCGCGCTGACCGGCAGCGGGCTGCGGCGGCTGCGGCTCGCGGGCGTCGCGGCCCGCCTGGGGCTGCTCCAGAAGGTCATGCTGAGCCCCGAGATCAGCTCGCCGGCCGACGGCCTGCGGCTGGCGAGGCTCCTCGCCGCCCACGGCGTGACGCACCTGCATCTGACCTTGCACAGCCCCACGCTGCGGCCCGGCCTGTCGCCCTTCGCGCGCTCGCGCGCTGACGTGGAGCGGCTGCACGACTGGATCGCCCGGTTCCTCGACGGCCTCGCGCGCACGGCGAGCGTCGCGTTCGCCACCGTCGGCGAGGCGGCGTTGCTCCAGCCGGGTGCCGCTCGTCGCCCGCCGGGCGCGGCGAGCGTGGCGGGCCCGGCGGCCGGCCGGCCGGCGCCCCTCGTCGTCCGGCGCCCGAGGCGGTTGCTGGTCGTGAGCTACCACTATCCGCCCGACGGGGCGGTCGGAGGCCTGCGGTGGGCGGGCCTCTCGAAGTACCTCGTGCGGCAGGGCTGGGAGGTCCACGTCCTCACGGGCTCGACGGCCACGCCGGCCGGGCTGCGCGACGGCGTGCAGGTGCACGTCTGCCCGCGGCGCGCGACGCTGAACGACGCGTACAACGCCCTCGCGCGGAAGGCGCGCGGGCTGCTGCGGCGCCGGACCGCCGGCGCCGGCGCCGCGCCGGCCGCGCCGCAGGGCGGCGACGGCACCATGGTCCCGGCGTCGCCGAGCCTCAGGCGCCGGCTCGCGTCGCTCCTCGGCTTCCCGGATCAGAGCCGCGGCTGGACGCTGCGCGCGACGCGGCGGGCCCGCGAGCTGATTCGTGCCGTCGAGCCGGACGTGGTGGTCACCAGCGGCCCGCCGCACACCGCGCACGTGGTCGGCGCCCGGGCCTGTGCGGCGGAGCGGGTGCCGCTGGTGGTGGATTTCCGCGACCCCTGGTTCACGGAGCTGTACGCGTCCGGGATCGCGCGCGCCCTCGCGCGCCGCCTGGAGCGCCGGGTGTTCGAGGTCGCGCGCGAGGCGATCGCGAACACGCCCGAGCTGGCCGAGGCGGTCGCGGCGCGGTTTCCGGCGCGGAAGGCCACCTGGGTGCGCAACGGCGTGGATCCGGAGCAGCTGCCCGGAGTGGAGGCCGTGCGGGAGCCCGGGCTCACCATCGTGCACGCCGGCACGCTCTACATCAGGCGCAACCTCGGCCCGGTGCTGAGCGCGTTCCGGGCGCTGCTCGACCGGCATCCGGAGATCGGACCGGCCGAGGCGCGCATTCACGTCGCCGGACACCTGGACGAGGGCCGGCAGGCGGACCTGCGCGCGCAGACGAGCCGCGCCGGACTCGAGGCCTACGTCCATCTGGCCGGCGTGGTGTCGCGGGCCGAGGCGCTGCGCCTCGCCGCCGGGTCGTCGGCCTCGATCGTCCTGGCGCAGGACCAGCAGGTGATGATCCCCGCCAAGCTCTACGAGCTGCTGGCGATGCGGGTCCCGACCGTCGTGATCACGGAGACGGACAGCGCGTCGGCGGCCGAGGCCGGGAGGCTGGGGGCCTACGTGGTGGCGCCGGACGACGTGGCCGGCCTCGCCGATCTGTTCGAAGCCTTGTGGCGGGGTCGCGCGCCGGCGGTGACGGGCACGCCGGAGGCGTTCGACTACGCTACGCTGGCGAGGCGGATGGCGAAGGTGCTGGTGCCGGCGGACGGGGCTTGA
- a CDS encoding 4'-phosphopantetheinyl transferase superfamily protein yields MTTIHNILRGVARYRDGGAASLLRDGEVHVWTLRLDLDRAAQDRLEAFLSAAEVARAHRFVHAADRRRYVCAHGLLRLVLSGYVGRGPREITFEEGPGGKPRLADQPGPRFNLSHAEDLALVAVSRDREVGIDVERIREIGSLRALADACFSPAERAALAAIAGPLRLQAAFAGWTRKEAFLKALGEGLARPLDSFDVTLVPGEPARLLRVEDAPDAPGRYTLRAVQPAPGYVGAVAVEGRGTAIRARPWEMLGALLEAGGERRAGRRGRAEPAGGEAPPGRECA; encoded by the coding sequence GTGACGACGATTCACAACATCCTCAGGGGCGTCGCCCGGTACCGCGACGGCGGCGCCGCGAGCCTGCTGCGGGACGGCGAGGTTCACGTCTGGACGCTCCGGCTCGATCTCGATCGGGCGGCACAGGATCGGCTGGAGGCCTTCCTGTCGGCGGCGGAAGTCGCGCGCGCCCACCGCTTCGTGCACGCGGCCGACCGGCGGCGCTACGTATGTGCGCACGGCCTGCTGCGGCTGGTGCTGAGCGGGTACGTCGGCCGCGGGCCGCGGGAGATCACGTTCGAGGAGGGCCCCGGCGGGAAGCCGCGCCTGGCCGATCAGCCGGGCCCGCGCTTCAACCTCTCGCATGCCGAGGATCTCGCGCTGGTCGCGGTGAGCCGGGACCGCGAGGTCGGCATCGACGTGGAGCGGATCCGGGAGATCGGCAGCCTCCGCGCCCTGGCCGACGCCTGCTTCTCGCCGGCGGAGCGGGCCGCGCTCGCGGCGATCGCGGGGCCGTTGCGGCTCCAGGCGGCGTTCGCCGGCTGGACGCGCAAGGAGGCGTTCCTCAAGGCGCTGGGCGAGGGCCTGGCGCGGCCGCTCGACTCGTTCGACGTGACCCTGGTGCCCGGGGAGCCGGCGCGGCTGCTCAGGGTCGAGGATGCGCCGGACGCGCCCGGCCGCTACACGCTGCGCGCCGTACAGCCGGCGCCCGGCTACGTGGGCGCCGTGGCGGTCGAGGGCCGCGGCACGGCGATCCGCGCCCGGCCGTGGGAGATGCTGGGGGCCCTGCTGGAGGCGGGCGGGGAGCGGCGCGCGGGGCGCCGCGGCCGTGCGGAGCCGGCGGGCGGCGAGGCGCCGCCGGGCCGGGAATGCGCCTAG
- a CDS encoding DegT/DnrJ/EryC1/StrS family aminotransferase, whose product MSWRRQLPAYSPLPLRAVGAGAAGLVAGAAAARVRVAEELRRSYGGAEVVLTDSGTSALTCAIRGSAAGRPDAPVALPAYACYDVATAADGAGFPVLLYDVDPATLAPDLASLGRALGGGVRAVVLVHLYGVPVDPEPVRAAARAAGAVLIEDAAQGAGASFGGRPLGSFGDLAVLSFGRGKGNTGGRGGALLANGERGRALLAGSGTADLVPGGGLKELVQLKAQWLLGRPSLYALPSALPFLRLGETVYHAPTPAGAMSAVAARALAVTLPLGEAEAEIRRANAGRLLARRGPGVTPVRVPAGGVAGYLRLPFVAGDAARAAGASSGARALGIMPGYPQALCDLPGFAARVVNRRDPFAGARTLAERLVTLPTHGLLSDADLDRLAAWLERN is encoded by the coding sequence GTGAGCTGGCGGCGCCAGCTGCCCGCCTACTCGCCGCTGCCGCTGCGGGCGGTCGGCGCGGGCGCGGCCGGCCTCGTGGCGGGCGCCGCCGCGGCGCGCGTCCGCGTCGCGGAGGAGCTGCGGCGATCGTACGGCGGGGCGGAGGTCGTGCTCACCGACAGCGGCACCAGCGCGCTGACCTGCGCCATCCGGGGCTCGGCCGCCGGCCGGCCGGACGCCCCGGTCGCGCTGCCCGCCTACGCCTGCTACGACGTCGCCACCGCCGCGGACGGCGCCGGGTTCCCGGTGCTGCTGTACGACGTCGATCCGGCCACCCTCGCGCCCGACCTCGCGTCGCTGGGGCGGGCCCTCGGCGGCGGCGTGCGGGCGGTCGTACTCGTGCACCTCTACGGCGTGCCGGTGGACCCGGAGCCGGTCCGGGCCGCGGCGCGCGCGGCGGGCGCGGTGCTGATCGAGGACGCGGCCCAGGGCGCCGGCGCCAGCTTCGGCGGCCGTCCCCTCGGCTCGTTCGGCGACCTCGCCGTCCTGAGCTTCGGCCGCGGGAAGGGCAACACCGGCGGCCGGGGCGGGGCGCTCCTCGCCAACGGCGAGCGCGGCCGCGCCCTGCTGGCCGGCTCGGGCACGGCGGACCTCGTGCCGGGCGGCGGCCTGAAGGAGCTGGTGCAGCTCAAGGCGCAGTGGCTGCTCGGACGTCCTTCGCTGTACGCGCTGCCGTCGGCGCTGCCGTTCCTGCGGCTGGGCGAAACCGTGTACCACGCGCCCACGCCCGCCGGCGCGATGAGCGCGGTGGCCGCGCGCGCCCTGGCCGTGACACTGCCCCTCGGCGAGGCCGAGGCGGAGATTCGTCGCGCCAACGCGGGCCGCCTGCTCGCGCGGCGAGGCCCGGGCGTGACGCCGGTGCGCGTGCCGGCGGGCGGCGTGGCGGGTTACCTGCGACTGCCGTTCGTCGCCGGGGATGCCGCCCGCGCGGCCGGCGCCTCGAGCGGCGCGCGCGCGCTCGGGATCATGCCGGGCTACCCGCAGGCGCTCTGCGACCTGCCGGGCTTCGCCGCGCGCGTGGTGAACCGCCGCGACCCGTTCGCCGGGGCGCGGACGCTGGCCGAGCGTCTCGTCACCCTGCCGACCCACGGCCTGCTGAGCGATGCGGACCTCGACCGTCTCGCGGCGTGGCTCGAGCGCAACTGA